From Rudanella lutea DSM 19387, a single genomic window includes:
- a CDS encoding C25 family cysteine peptidase yields the protein MQWLLRIVLAFLTHSVFAQPTGDEWIRADQMYLKIPVARSATYQLTAAHLRRAGIDPAGVDPRTLQVLHHGREIPTSLTGDSDGRFDTGDTLLFEGHANDGTLDSALYRPAGAQPHSLYSLFSDTTFYFLTWRVGVQGLRQPVPDPSRPYRWTESRMVLTTDYAAGTIYPLGASLTTGSVLSGYDEGEGWTGPVINTGQSYSVLMPLSGVVWADSLPIRLQGWVVGRKNGSHRVVWRINGKQVAESRFLNYQTGRVELLLKSADWGLVESLTITVEPQLSGDQVSLSALQIEYAQHRTAAPVPAPELTPVRFRSFDNRRPNYLIVTHPQLRQPVGPVSDPIQAYAAYRASRAGGGYDTLTVDVNELFDRFTYGERSPLAIRRFAQSILKTRKPTDPAPMLFLVGSSRDPQGVRPRPGGPNRDPARLDLVPNGGWPGSDGVLVEGLNNEAPDVPGLPVGRLNTDSPATVLDYLAKVRAHESETPGLWSKRVLHLSGGQSSAELSRFRQYVDGLAAQIRQPPFGAMVQTFSKQTTAPVEVIPVAPAINDGIGLITLFGHAGLAVSDLDIGFASDDRRGYRNEGRHPFLLVNGCAAGNVFFGRPTFGTDWVTAPGRGAIGFLAHTHNGFELEMKAFAETFYAVLNDPHWLGEPVGRVQQETIRRYLRAHQSVVDRANVQQFLLQADPAIRLFRAVKPDYAFAPPNLLLQVPRSDSLLIRTGLTNAGRAVQGRLPVRVRQYTPEGQLLHEQMVWVSAPTVSDTVSIRVPRVSAQNLLVELRLNPAGEAEEQNTENNTLVLGGNNPTALPFPPDQMAPLLEVTFDGRPIENDDLVSPRPLITLRVLDDNPRLLRRDTTGLLLYLQRPDQVQTGGFERLWWQNATLTREGDGRAVRVDFRPAQPWPDGRYTLEAYASDLSGNRATPYRISFRVVREPGLMAAGVGPNPFDRFTRFFCQLSGSVPPQQIRLTLTDLSGRVVREVTLQGRIGTVDWLWDGTDAQGYRLPAGLYLYRFELLGEGAHRFLSTENRPLTGRVVLVR from the coding sequence ATGCAGTGGCTATTACGTATTGTTCTGGCCTTTTTGACCCACAGCGTATTTGCGCAGCCAACCGGGGACGAATGGATTCGGGCCGACCAGATGTACCTAAAAATACCCGTGGCCCGGTCGGCAACGTACCAACTCACGGCAGCGCATCTACGGCGGGCAGGCATTGACCCGGCAGGCGTTGATCCCCGCACGCTTCAAGTCCTTCACCACGGGCGCGAAATTCCGACCTCGCTGACTGGCGATTCCGACGGCCGATTCGATACGGGCGATACCCTTTTGTTTGAAGGACACGCCAACGACGGCACCCTCGATTCAGCTCTGTACCGACCGGCGGGGGCGCAGCCGCATTCGTTGTACAGCCTTTTTTCCGATACAACCTTCTATTTCCTGACCTGGCGCGTTGGTGTGCAGGGGTTACGCCAACCCGTTCCTGACCCATCGCGTCCGTACCGATGGACCGAAAGCCGAATGGTGCTTACCACGGACTATGCCGCCGGAACCATTTACCCGCTCGGTGCCTCGCTTACCACCGGATCGGTACTGAGTGGGTACGACGAAGGGGAGGGGTGGACTGGTCCGGTAATTAATACGGGGCAGTCTTACTCGGTGCTTATGCCGCTATCGGGCGTTGTGTGGGCCGATAGCCTGCCCATACGATTGCAGGGTTGGGTGGTGGGCCGGAAGAATGGATCGCATCGGGTCGTTTGGCGCATAAATGGAAAGCAGGTGGCCGAAAGTAGGTTTCTGAACTACCAGACCGGAAGGGTAGAATTACTGCTGAAATCGGCCGATTGGGGTCTGGTTGAGTCACTGACCATCACGGTAGAGCCGCAGTTGTCGGGCGATCAGGTGTCGCTCTCGGCCCTACAAATCGAGTATGCGCAACACCGAACGGCTGCTCCCGTACCCGCCCCCGAATTGACCCCTGTGCGGTTTCGATCGTTTGACAACCGACGCCCCAACTATTTGATTGTAACGCACCCGCAGCTCCGACAGCCTGTCGGCCCGGTATCCGACCCGATACAGGCGTATGCGGCCTACCGGGCTTCGCGGGCGGGTGGGGGATACGACACCCTGACGGTAGACGTGAATGAGCTGTTCGACCGGTTTACGTATGGCGAGCGTTCTCCGTTGGCGATTCGGCGGTTTGCGCAGTCGATCCTGAAAACCCGCAAGCCGACTGATCCAGCGCCGATGCTGTTTCTGGTGGGTTCCTCGCGCGACCCACAGGGGGTTCGGCCCCGGCCGGGTGGCCCCAATCGCGACCCCGCCCGGCTTGATCTGGTTCCGAACGGCGGATGGCCCGGCTCCGATGGAGTGCTGGTTGAAGGGCTCAACAACGAGGCCCCCGATGTGCCGGGCCTGCCTGTAGGCCGTCTCAATACCGATAGCCCCGCTACGGTGCTCGATTATCTGGCTAAAGTGCGGGCGCACGAATCAGAAACCCCTGGCCTGTGGTCGAAACGAGTGCTGCACCTGAGTGGGGGGCAGTCATCGGCTGAATTGAGCCGATTTCGCCAGTATGTCGACGGGTTAGCGGCTCAGATTCGGCAACCGCCATTTGGAGCTATGGTCCAAACGTTTTCCAAACAAACCACAGCACCGGTTGAGGTGATACCCGTTGCGCCAGCCATAAATGATGGGATTGGTCTGATTACCCTATTCGGCCATGCCGGGCTGGCGGTGAGCGATCTGGATATTGGCTTTGCCTCCGACGACCGGCGCGGCTACCGAAACGAAGGGCGTCACCCATTTTTGCTCGTTAATGGTTGCGCGGCCGGCAATGTGTTTTTTGGCCGTCCCACGTTTGGAACCGACTGGGTAACGGCACCAGGGCGGGGTGCCATTGGGTTTCTGGCCCATACCCACAATGGCTTTGAACTGGAAATGAAGGCCTTTGCCGAAACGTTTTACGCCGTGCTCAACGACCCCCACTGGCTCGGTGAACCGGTTGGCCGGGTGCAGCAGGAAACCATCAGGCGGTATCTGCGGGCTCACCAATCCGTGGTGGATCGGGCCAATGTGCAGCAGTTTCTGCTCCAGGCCGACCCGGCGATTCGGCTGTTTCGGGCCGTTAAACCCGATTATGCGTTCGCCCCACCGAATCTGCTGCTGCAAGTGCCCCGGTCCGATTCCTTGCTTATCCGTACCGGGCTGACCAATGCCGGCCGGGCCGTGCAGGGGCGGCTGCCGGTACGTGTACGCCAATACACGCCAGAGGGGCAGTTGCTGCACGAACAAATGGTTTGGGTGTCGGCCCCGACGGTGTCCGATACCGTATCGATCCGTGTGCCGCGTGTGTCGGCCCAGAATCTTTTGGTCGAGCTGCGACTAAATCCAGCCGGGGAGGCTGAGGAGCAGAATACCGAAAACAATACGCTGGTTCTCGGCGGAAACAACCCGACGGCTTTGCCCTTTCCGCCCGATCAAATGGCTCCACTGCTGGAAGTAACCTTCGACGGGCGACCTATCGAAAACGACGACCTGGTGTCGCCACGGCCGTTGATCACATTGCGTGTGCTTGACGACAACCCCCGGTTGCTCCGGCGCGACACTACGGGATTACTGCTTTATTTGCAACGGCCGGATCAGGTGCAAACGGGCGGTTTCGAGCGGCTTTGGTGGCAAAACGCGACGCTAACCCGCGAAGGGGATGGGCGGGCCGTTCGGGTCGATTTCAGGCCGGCCCAACCCTGGCCCGATGGTCGGTACACGCTGGAGGCTTACGCGAGCGACCTGAGTGGTAACCGGGCCACGCCCTACCGTATCTCGTTTCGGGTTGTACGTGAACCCGGCCTGATGGCTGCGGGTGTCGGTCCGAATCCGTTCGACCGGTTTACCCGTTTTTTCTGTCAGTTGTCGGGTTCAGTACCGCCCCAACAGATTCGGTTGACGCTCACCGATCTGAGCGGTCGGGTGGTGCGGGAGGTGACGCTGCAGGGGCGTATTGGCACCGTCGACTGGCTCTGGGATGGGACCGATGCGCAAGGGTATCGGCTTCCGGCGGGGCTGTACCTGTACCGATTCGAGCTACTGGGTGAGGGCGCTCACCGGTTTCTCTCCACCGAAAATCGACCCCTGACCGGGCGGGTTGTTTTAGTCCGATGA
- a CDS encoding thiamine diphosphokinase produces MSSHHIVRDEQEPALLIANGERCSDELLGQLLEWSPVVVVLDRAIWRVLDLGIKVDVLLGDFDPAANGDPLDLDLIRHRQYPLEVVHTPDQNKTDLEKGIEYLMARGHSAVNIVWATGRRADHSITNMTNIVRYKDQIKLVIHDDYSRIFPLVNTFEKWYEAGTPLSLIPVGTVDGVVTSGLKYNLHDERLTLGHRTGSSNEAAQDGFVRISARSGDLLIMECWD; encoded by the coding sequence ATGTCATCACATCATATTGTCCGGGACGAACAGGAGCCCGCTTTATTAATTGCCAACGGCGAACGCTGCTCCGACGAGTTGCTCGGCCAGCTGCTCGAATGGTCGCCGGTAGTCGTGGTGCTCGACCGGGCCATTTGGCGGGTGCTCGATCTGGGTATCAAAGTCGACGTGTTGCTGGGCGATTTCGACCCCGCGGCCAATGGCGACCCGCTCGATCTGGACCTGATCCGGCACCGGCAGTACCCGCTTGAGGTAGTTCATACACCCGACCAGAATAAAACCGATCTCGAAAAAGGTATTGAGTACCTTATGGCGCGGGGTCACTCGGCCGTCAATATTGTTTGGGCAACGGGTCGGCGCGCCGACCACTCCATTACCAACATGACCAATATTGTACGGTACAAAGACCAGATCAAACTAGTCATTCACGACGACTATTCGCGCATTTTTCCGCTCGTCAACACCTTCGAGAAATGGTACGAAGCCGGTACACCCCTATCGCTCATTCCGGTGGGTACGGTAGACGGCGTGGTGACGAGTGGCCTCAAGTACAACCTGCACGACGAGCGCCTGACCCTCGGGCATCGGACCGGCAGCAGCAACGAAGCCGCTCAGGATGGGTTTGTCCGGATCTCGGCCCGCTCCGGCGATTTACTCATCATGGAGTGCTGGGACTGA
- a CDS encoding nucleoside deaminase, translating into MNDEYFMREAIRLAREGMNTGKGGPFGCIIVKDGQIVGRGSNEVTSTNDPTAHAEVVAIRDACRNLNTFQLDGCTLYASCEPCPMCLGAIYWARPERIVYGAFHSDAAGAGFDDQFIYEEIDKPREQRSIPMSQALRDEANTVFDEWRAKTDKTKY; encoded by the coding sequence ATGAACGACGAATATTTCATGCGGGAAGCCATTCGGCTCGCTCGCGAAGGCATGAACACCGGTAAGGGCGGTCCATTCGGCTGTATTATTGTAAAAGACGGTCAGATTGTGGGCCGAGGCAGCAACGAGGTTACCTCGACCAATGACCCAACGGCTCATGCGGAAGTAGTGGCCATCCGGGATGCCTGCCGAAATCTGAACACCTTTCAGCTGGACGGCTGTACGCTGTATGCCTCCTGCGAACCCTGCCCTATGTGTCTGGGTGCTATTTACTGGGCCCGGCCCGAGCGCATTGTGTACGGGGCTTTTCACTCCGACGCGGCCGGGGCGGGTTTCGATGACCAGTTCATTTACGAGGAAATCGACAAGCCCCGCGAACAACGCAGCATTCCGATGAGTCAGGCCCTGCGCGACGAAGCCAACACCGTATTCGACGAATGGAGAGCCAAGACGGATAAAACGAAGTATTAA
- a CDS encoding aminoglycoside 6-adenylyltransferase yields MAHQLPAFQPFVDSVISAIQADPNALGLAVGGSWISGDMDAYSDLDLVLVTATPIAPDLRQMRAYAARFGTMLASFRGDHVGEPRLLIALFADPLLHVDVKFVLPNELHERVEDPVILWERDGILTSAFGQSVAQYPPFDFQATEDRFWIWMHYAALKIGRGEFFEAMDFLSFVRNMVLGPMLHLKQGNLPRGVRRVESSLPAADLAALRQTVATPERGSLLTSTQAVIDLYETLRDALAPAGIVRSPAAEKALKNYIAAI; encoded by the coding sequence ATGGCGCATCAATTACCCGCTTTTCAACCGTTTGTCGACTCGGTAATCTCAGCTATTCAAGCTGACCCTAATGCGTTGGGGCTGGCGGTGGGTGGCTCCTGGATTTCGGGCGATATGGACGCCTACTCCGACCTCGATCTGGTGCTGGTTACGGCGACACCCATTGCCCCCGACCTCCGGCAGATGCGCGCCTATGCCGCCCGGTTTGGTACCATGCTGGCCTCGTTTCGGGGCGACCATGTGGGTGAGCCCCGGCTGCTGATTGCCTTGTTTGCCGATCCACTGTTGCACGTCGATGTGAAGTTTGTATTACCCAACGAGTTGCACGAGCGCGTTGAAGACCCGGTTATTTTGTGGGAGCGCGACGGTATTCTGACCTCGGCTTTTGGCCAATCGGTGGCTCAGTACCCGCCCTTTGATTTTCAGGCCACTGAAGACCGATTCTGGATCTGGATGCATTACGCAGCCCTCAAAATTGGCCGGGGTGAGTTTTTCGAAGCCATGGATTTTCTTTCTTTTGTTCGTAACATGGTGCTTGGACCTATGTTACACCTAAAGCAGGGCAACTTACCTCGGGGCGTCCGGCGGGTTGAATCAAGCCTACCCGCTGCTGACCTCGCGGCACTCCGGCAAACGGTCGCTACACCTGAGCGGGGGTCGCTCCTGACGAGTACGCAGGCGGTGATCGATTTGTACGAAACCCTCCGCGACGCGCTGGCCCCCGCCGGTATTGTACGCAGTCCGGCCGCCGAAAAGGCCCTGAAAAACTATATCGCTGCTATTTGA